From the genome of Populus trichocarpa isolate Nisqually-1 chromosome 15, P.trichocarpa_v4.1, whole genome shotgun sequence, one region includes:
- the LOC7463140 gene encoding palmitoyl-acyl carrier protein thioesterase, chloroplastic: MNDHLAMASVATKGASGLYFPGNLYKVEERNNMTILAMARAGSSCSWRMITPKKRSFYAIASAGNPPSLDMKNGKKVNGIHVKETPSPYIGNTNPRGLAIDSNVGEPHTYLLGRFVEDRFVYRQTFSIRSYEIGPDKTATMETLMNLLQETALNHVTSSGLAGNGFGATREMSLRKLIWVVTRIHVQVQRYSCWGDVVEIDTWVDATGKNGMRRDWIIRDYNTQEIITRATSTWVIMNRETRKLSKIPGEVREELQPFYINRLAIPAEHNDIEKIDKLTDETAGRIQSGLAPRWSDMDANQHVNNVKYIGWILESVPMHVLEHYNLTSMTLEYRRECRQSNLLESLTSTSEDSNSNSSNRKADMEHTHLLRMQADKAEIVRARTEWKSKLKHE, from the exons ATGAATGATCACTTAGCAATGGCATCAGTGGCGACAAAGGGTGCATCTGGATTATATTTTCCAGGGAATTTGTACAAGGTAGAGGAAAGGAATAATATGACAATATTGGCCATGGCCAGGGCAGGATCTTCTTGTTCTTGGCGCATGATCACCCCGAAAAAACGAAGCTTTTACGCAATAGCAAGCGCCGGTAATCCACCAAGCTTGGACATGAAAAATGGGAAGAAGGTGAATGGGATTCATGTAAAGGAGACTCCGTCTCCGTATATAGGCAATACAAATCCCAGAGGGTTGGCAATCGATAGCAATGTTGGTGAACCTCACACATATTTGCTTGGGAGGTTTGTGGAGGATAGGTTTGTTTATAGGCAGACATTCAGTATCAGGTCTTATGAGATTGGACCTGACAAAACTGCCACCATGGAAACATTGATGAATCTCCTTCAG GAAACTGCTCTAAACCATGTGACAAGCTCTGGACTAGCTGGAAACGGCTTTGGTGCCACACGAGAGATGAGCCTGAGGAAACTTATTTGGGTAGTCACTCGCATTCACGTTCAAGTACAGCGATACAGCTGCTG GGGAGACGTTGTTGAGATTGATACTTGGGTTGATGCAACAGGGAAGAATGGTATGCGCAGGGACTGGATAATTCGAGACTACAACACCCAAGAGATTATAACAAGAGCAACAAG CACATGGGTGATCATGAATAGAGAAACAAGAAAGCTATCCAAAATCCCAGGTGAAGTCAGGGAAGAATTGCAACCATTCTACATAAACAGGCTAGCAATTCCCGCTGAACACAACgatattgaaaaaattgataagcTCACTGATGAAACAGCAGGCAGAATTCAATCCGGTTTAGCT CCAAGATGGAGTGACATGGATGCCAATCAACATGTAAACAATGTCAAATACATTGGATGGATTTTGGAg AGCGTGCCAATGCATGTCCTGGAACATTACAACCTGACAAGCATGACCCTTGAGTATCGACGAGAGTGTCGGCAATCAAACCTGCTCGAATCTTTAACAAGCACGAGCGAAGATTCAAACAGCAATTCCAGTAATCGCAAAGCAGACATGGAACACACACATCTGCTGCGTATGCAAGCTGACAAGGCAGAGATAGTTCGTGCAAGAACAGAATGGAAATCTAAACTAAAGCACGAGTGA